TCGTTTTTTTCCGaaaatacgtcacttttgactgatacgcaataatataataatagaaTACGTCGAATTTTGGGTAAGTACGCGTGTGCTGGTATCTAGGGGCCTATTCAACTGGTAAAACGCCGTAATTTAGTGACCAAGACGTCAAGGATATGATGTGATATATAGTCGAATAGGcccctagatttaaacagtTGTGTAAAGTGTATGTATGTTATGTttgtaaagggtatagccgggtaagcatggccaaactgcccttagcgaaaaaaacaatttccttttactggattattaacctatgtatacgtagtgctttcaccaaatattaagcctcaaatgcttcagatttaaaaaaaaatgcaaaaaaagaaaaatcatttttattttattacagccaaagtactaatccgatttctttgtaatttgggtatgttgtatatacaattaaggtcgctttctgaaaaaaataatattgaattatctcttaaaataatagtaaaaaatttagatgaaaattttcagaaaaataaaaaaaatacatgcgagatagcgacagttatcaaatttacatatttcatgtagaatttaataatgtttaagatatatttttttcaaaaattaaaatcgggattaacagtgttaaaaactcgaatttgtaacatcccataataccttctcttcatacaaaataacttgtacgttatactagaaagttatattcccaacgcaatttgaatttagaacgcgacttatttcgctgagcgcggaccttaaactccgtggctgtatgcggctagggcgaacggcattcagacatttaaaaagcggccaagtgcgagtcggactcgcccatgaagggttccgtatttaggcgatttatgacgtataaaaaaaaactacttactagatctcgttcaaaccaattttcggtggaagtttacatggtaatgtacatcatatattttttttagttttatcattctcttattttagaagttacaggggggggggacacattttaccactttggaagtgtctctcgcgcaaactattcagtttagaaaaaaatgatattagaaacctcaatatcatttttgaagacctatccatagatacgcacacgtatgggtttgatgaaaaaaaaattttttgagtttcagttcgaagtatggggaaccccaaaaaattattgtttttttttctatttttatgtgaaaatcttaatgcggttcacagaatacatctacttaccaagtttcaacagtatagttcttatagtttcggagaaaagtggctgtgacatacggacggacagacagacggacagacggacagacagacagacatgacgaatctataagggttccgttttttgccatttggctacggaaccctaaaaaaagcgcgggaacaggaaaataggcacgaattttatacagagcgttaacgattgaaaaatgtctgttcctttgatgaataaaatacgtcacattctaaattcaaattcgtaaagactgcgttcacaatatacttcattcgtttatgactacttagctttgcttgtatgaagagagagtattatgggatgttacaaattcgagtaaaagcacactgttaatcccgattttaatttttgaaaaaaatatatcttaaacattattaaattctacataaaatatgtaaatttggtaactgtcgctatctcgcacgtattttttttatttttctgaaaattttcatctcaattttttactattattttaagagataattcaatattattttttttcagaaagcgaccttaattgtatatacaacatacccaaattacaaagaaatcggattattactttagctgtaataaaataaaaatgatttttctttttttgcattttttttttaaatctgaagcatttcaggcttaatatttggtgaaagcactacatatacataggttaataatccagtaaaaggaaattgtttttttcgctaagggcagtttggccatgcttacccggatATACCCTTTGTTACCTCATCTAGTTTATTGTGTATGGGATATGTGACATGAAATTAAacgtttttaatattaataacttactaaaataaaatatataattttcaaatattttttcatttctcTTCGATGGTAACAATGGAACACTAAaaccgatggtaagcggttaacgGTGTCTGGGAGCGCTTACACCCCAACGTATGCGGTGCACCAGATGATTGATTTTGAAATCCGTGATTTTTCAGTTTTGCCATAATTTCTTGATTAAGATTTGACATTGAATATTGTGGGAAACCGAGGTTTTATCGGCGATGGAATATTCTAGTTGGGTTTTATCAAACTCAAAAAAAAGTCATATTTCACttttcagtaggtaggtaggtaggtacagtatgAATTTGCATTGatgtaaaaatgtttttcttaaacattagttaggtacatagtaaacaatgtataaaacaataaattgtcTCTCCCAGCAAGACTATATTTAAGCATCATCATGGATCAAGAAAACGTGTTAatgaatttcaatttcaattctttattgataaaatacaattttacatgTCAGGTAATGCTAAATgcttataattaattaacattaCATTTGGTACATAATTGGACAGACAAGGCTGAGCCAGCGAACcagttgtttatttttatttgatgaaTAAGTATGTAACATGTTTTACAGTGCTACAGTGCTAGCTAGGTCTCGTAAAAGTATATACGCGATACGCCAGTTaagatttaagttttttattgaaaCATTGGTCGCTAGTGGTTTATTTCAACTCCAGCGGGATGTTGTATACTTTAGGTCCTACCGTATGTATACACACTTTCCAATAGACGTAGCAAGTCGGGTCTTAGGTGGATTAAGTTCAATATGCCTTCTGGAACTCGCACCGCGTCTCACCGTATTTTGCCACTTCGAAGATGTATAACTTAAAAGTTAACCCTTTTTAAGCCGCACCTATTTAAAAGTTTTCCCCAAAAAATCGAAATTCACACTTGGTTGACTCTATGCTTGTGGGTGAGGCATAGCGCATACTCTACAAACGCAACAGCCCAGTGGGGCGCGAGCGGTTGCACGGATACGGGCCGCTGTACACACACTTCGGCACTTTGCCGTCATACTCATATACTGCATTTGTATAGTAAAAGTTCGCTCTGCGCATGTCGGCCAGCAGCTCTAACAGACAAGCGCAGTGCCAGGGGTTATCATAgaagtaaaaaaaatgaaaccCGTTGTTGCGACGGTTAATACTGCCAACGAAATCATGCGGTAAATGAGTTAAGCTGTTCTCATAAAGATGTAGAGTTTCAAGCGGGTTCCGAGTAAACATGTTCTCCGGAATAAATGTCAGTTTGTTGTTACCTAACTCTAAACATGTCAAACTAGTTAAGGAGTGAAATACGTCTGGGTGGATGTACGATATTTTATTAGATGTCAAGTCAAGCGTCGATAACCTTGTGCATGCCGCAAACGTCCTCGGGTCGTTTATTCCCGTGAGCTGGTTCTCGCTCAAGTCTAAGTTGAACAAGCGGGGACAGGAGTTCACGGGGAAGATCGGCAGCTCGCGTAACTTATTAACACTAATTCTCAGAGTTTTTAATGTTGGCAAAGAATGGAATATATCGGGGTCTATGTAATCAATGGCGTTGTCGTCTATATACAACATCTCCAGTCGCGTCAGATTAGCTATGTCGATGGGGTCTAACTCGGTTAATCCGCAATGGCCTATTATTAAGCCGGTGGCGTCGTCGGTGGGGTATCTCCGGACTCGATAAAATAAGGGGTTCAGTTTGCAGCGCTCCGTGGTGACGTACTCGTCGCACGCGCCGGGCTGCACCACCAGCAGCAATGCTGACGCCAACCCTGCAACCGACACATAACGTTATAACACGTTGAAATAAggttaattgaccgaagcgttagcgaaggtctttGTTTTGACTCGGAGAAACTGCTTACTTGTGCTTGTACTATGGATGGAttctaggcgacgatatacatactcgatagacattatttttttattttactttattaggtacactaaacagacatcgtacaatatcatgggtaatataattgcacattatggcttaaatctagaacgagatccaaaacaagtgtacacagcatgttttacaatttagcggaaatattacaaactaattaacaccatattatagctacagtgaaaaatatcagagaagaaaAAAACTATCTAAATATTATAgacaaatacatacttagatacATGCAAAACACCCACTCAGGAACAAATGTCTTCAtcccacaaataaatgcccttaccttaccgggattcgaacccaggaccatcagtTTCATAGGCAGAGTCACTACCCACTATATTGTAGGTATAGGTTTGTTTAGGCATTGAAGGCTATCTAATTTACATTGAGATTGATTGGCACATTCGATCGTTAGGTATGTCTAgagaaaatagtagtttgtgttacaggggatcaaaatgatatatttccgtcaagggcgtacattgaatcctgaatgaagcgatggattctacaatagaattccgagcgtagtgagggattctaaagtagaatcctgagcgtaatgagggattcaagtgttaacgcccaagacgaaataattttgataccgtgtgacacatactgcttttcacatcaactatgaggaaaataaataaatcttagtgttgacacaatctgatgcttaaacagattatttaagctaaaaaaatattgtgcaaaaaaatgtaaacatagtgtgcttgaacagaaaagtgttactttgatccctcctagcagggaggaaaagtgccactttgatctctcctagcagggaagaaatagttatttgtacaacaagagatcaaagtttgatatttcttcgagtgcttattttgagtcccgtgcaagcgaaagattttatactagattcacgagcgtagcgagtgaatctaatttagaatcttgagcgtagtaagggactcaaaagcgcacgagatgtaaataactttgatctcgtgtagttcacaaaacttttcacctcagcagtgagaacatattagagaacccgaaaaatgtattccttcttcatcacttacctctattcactcatgttttcttatgatataccaacaattaagttttcacctcagcagctcgaacaagagggtactttgctacttaaaaacagtgagcaaaatcgcactttgctcactgagtgagcaaaaacgcagtttgctcattttgtctcactcagtgagcaaaatgcgattttgctcactgtttttaagtagcaaagtacccttgttcgagctgctgaggtgaaaaagctcttttccgaataggaggtgtgaaaattataaaaacaccttGCTGGTAGTGAGATTGTAATTGATGGTGCCTTCTATATCGAGTTGTTTTGTCATCCCTTGGTAAAAGTGTCTCCCGGGCTCTCAAAATTTATCCACACCTCCTTGGACTTTGCTTGCCCTTATAACTAAAATTCACTACCAGAAAAGATACTAACAAACGTATGATTAAACTCACCTAGCAGAGTAGACACAGCACACATCCTAACTTCACTTTTGGTAATAGAAAATTAAAGATAAACTCGAACCTATGAAGCTAAAGGCCTGGACGTACAACTCGCAACTGACCAAGACAGTTTGAGCGTGGCAGTACATACCCAGGGCCTAGCCCGAAGGCACATTCGATATTACTTTTGATATCTAACTGATGTCAAAACTTATCATTTGCGCGTGGATTGGCGCGTTCGTACATGTATTggagcgagcgagacgcacaggccaatgataataaaatgacataattCTTGATGTCAAAAATTTGGTTGGAACTGGCATGTTGTTTTCATAATTAACTGTAGGTGTGTAGTGTATatgtgataatgataatttCGCGAGGATTGTTTGGGTGTGGACGGTGTGGTAGATCACGCACGGTCAACAAAGATAAACGAGAATATCGAGCAGGTATATTCCAATgattttaacaatttgttgtggtttaaaacttgttttgttaaatttcgcgataaatccgtctataaatg
Above is a window of Cydia amplana chromosome 26, ilCydAmpl1.1, whole genome shotgun sequence DNA encoding:
- the LOC134659969 gene encoding leucine-rich repeat-containing protein 15-like, whose protein sequence is MCAVSTLLGLASALLLVVQPGACDEYVTTERCKLNPLFYRVRRYPTDDATGLIIGHCGLTELDPIDIANLTRLEMLYIDDNAIDYIDPDIFHSLPTLKTLRISVNKLRELPIFPVNSCPRLFNLDLSENQLTGINDPRTFAACTRLSTLDLTSNKISYIHPDVFHSLTSLTCLELGNNKLTFIPENMFTRNPLETLHLYENSLTHLPHDFVGSINRRNNGFHFFYFYDNPWHCACLLELLADMRRANFYYTNAVYEYDGKVPKCVYSGPYPCNRSRPTGLLRL